CGCCGTTCTGCGCGTCCGCGAGCAAGGTCCACGTCCCTGTGCGCTTCGCGAGGTCGACGGCCGCCTGGCCGCGCGGCGTCATGAGCCCCTGCGCGGTCAGGCGCTCGACGAGCGCACGGTTGACGTTGCTCCAGGCTCCCCGCGGGTTGCGCGGGGTGAAGCGCAGGCACCAGGACTCCGCGTCGCGCTTGCGCGCCAGGCTGTCGATCCAGCCGAAGCACAGCGCCTCCTCGATCGCCTCGTCGTGCCGCACGTTCGGAGTGCTGCTGCCGGCGTGCTGGAGGATGAGCCAGATCTCGTCGGCGGTCTCGCCGTTGTCCCGCAGCCACGCGCGCCACTGCGCACGGTCTGCCGCCTGGAAGGTGCGCGTGATCGTCGTGGTCGTCATGGTCGTCACGCCTCCGTCCTGGCGGTGCGCCGCTCGGACCAGTGCGGGTTGTTCATGATGCCGAGGACGTTGCCGAACGGGTCGACGACCGACGCGGTGTTGAAGTCGGACTCGCGCTTGGTGATCTCCTCGTACACGGTCGCGCCCAGCTCCACGAGCCTCGCGAGGGTGCCCTCGAGGTCGTCGACGTGCCAGAACATCACCGCTCCGCCCGGGGCGTTGGACGCACCCTGCGGGGCGTACTTGCGGTCGATGAAGCCGAGCTCGTCCTCGTCGTCGCCGACGCGGAACTCGATGTACGCGGGCTTCGCCGGCGGGTGGGGGAACGCGTAGTAGGCCTCCTGGCCGAGCAGCTCGGTGTACCACTCCTTGGCGGCGGTCAGGTCGTCGGCGTAGAAGCTGATGGTGGCGAAACCTCGCAACATGGGTTCTCCCTCGGGTCGGGCTGTGCCGTCGATTGGTGACGCCGTCATCATGCGCCCGTGAAGTGCTCATCGAATGAGCACTTTTTCTGAGAGAATTCCTGTCATGCGCGCGGACCGCCTGGTGGCCACCCTGCTGCTGATGCAGGCCCGCGGTCGGGTGACCGCGGCCGGGCTGGCGGCCGAGCTCGAGGTGTCCGTGGCCACCGCGCGTCGTGACCTCGAGGCGCTGTCCGCGGCCGGCGTCCCCGTCTACCCGCAGCCGGGCCGCGGCGGCGGCTGGTCGCTCGTCGGCGGCGCGCGGACCGACCTCACCGGCCTCACCTCCACCGAGGCGCGGGCGCTGTTCCTGCTCGCCGGTCCCGCGGCGTCCGGTGCCCCTGCGGTCAGGTCGGCGCTGCGCAAGCTCGTCCGCGCGCTGCCCGACACCTTCCGGGCCGACGCCGAGGCGGCGGCCGACGCGGTCGTGGTCGACCCCGCACGGTGGGGCGAGCGTGGCCGCGTACGCCCCGCGCCGGTCGACACGCTCCAGGACGCCGTGGTCCGCCGCCGCAAGGTGTCGCTGCAGTACGAGACCCGAGGCGGGCAGCGGACGCAGCGACTCGTCGACCCGTGGGGACTG
This Streptosporangiales bacterium DNA region includes the following protein-coding sequences:
- a CDS encoding VOC family protein; protein product: MLRGFATISFYADDLTAAKEWYTELLGQEAYYAFPHPPAKPAYIEFRVGDDEDELGFIDRKYAPQGASNAPGGAVMFWHVDDLEGTLARLVELGATVYEEITKRESDFNTASVVDPFGNVLGIMNNPHWSERRTARTEA
- a CDS encoding WYL domain-containing protein, coding for MRADRLVATLLLMQARGRVTAAGLAAELEVSVATARRDLEALSAAGVPVYPQPGRGGGWSLVGGARTDLTGLTSTEARALFLLAGPAASGAPAVRSALRKLVRALPDTFRADAEAAADAVVVDPARWGERGRVRPAPVDTLQDAVVRRRKVSLQYETRGGQRTQRLVDPWGLVDKDDVWYLVAGTEKGQRTFRVDRIAEAAVTDLAAERPDDFELSREWERVVDEMEQRRSLVSATMLISARLLPVLRSQFGRHCEPLETLDDGRVRVRVAAHLPIGIAQEIAGWGAAVEVLEPDSVRAELARLGSELVERYARPLT